TTCCTTGTTGGTGTCGATCACGAACATCAGGTCCGGCGTCGAACCCATGTCCTTGATGCCGCCGAGCGCCTTGGTGAGCTTCTCGCGCTCGCGGTCGAGGTTCAGGCGCTCCTTCTTGGTGAAGCCCTGGGCCTCGCCGGCCAGCAGCTCGTCGAGCTTGCGCAGGCGCTGGATCGAGTTCGAAATCGTCTTCCAGTTGGTGAGCATGCCGCCCAGCCAGCGCGAATTGACGTAGTACTGCGCGGAGCGCTGCGCGGCGTCGGCGACGATGTCCGAAGCCTGGCGCTTGGTGCCAACGAAGAGCACGCGGCCGCCGGCGGCAACGGTGTCGGAGACGACCTTGAGCGCCTGGTGCAGCAGCGGAACGGTCTGCGACAGGTCGATGATGTGGATGTTGTTACGGGCGCCAAAGATATAGGGCGCCATCTTGGGGTTCCAGCGGTGGGTCTGGTGTCCAAAGTGAACACCTGCGTCCAGCAGCTGGCGCATGCTGAAGTCGGGCAGTGCCATGTCTTATCCTTTTCCGGTTTGCCTCCACGGACGCTCGACGCTCGGATTTCTCGTTGCGCCACCGGAGGCGTCAGCCGGATTTCTCCCGGAAGACCACCCAAGTCCGTGTGTGGAATGGCCGCGCATATAGAGGCGTTGCGGCCGAAACGCAAGCGCAACCGCGTCGCGCGATGCCTCAGCATGCTGCGAAATGGCCTGCAAGCGCGCCGAGATCGATATTGCCGCCGCTGAGCACGATGCCGACCCGTTTGCCGGCGCAATCGATCTTGCCCGAAAATACAGCGGCCGCAGCGAGACAGCCGGTCGGCTCCACCACCATCTTCATCCGCTCGGCGAAGAAACGCATCGCCGAGACGAGCGCCTCGTCCGGAACCGTCTCCACCGCCTCGACCTTCTCGCGGATGATCGGGAAGGTGCGCAAGCCGAGCGCGGTCGTCAGCGCGCCATCAGCGATGGAGCGAGGCACGGCAATCTCGACAATCTCACCCTTCTCGAACGACTGTTGCCCGTCATTGCCTGCCTCCGGCTCGACGCCGAAGACGCGGCAGCCGGGCGACAGCGCCTTCGCGGCAAGCGCGCTGCCGGCGAGCAGCCCGCCACCACCGAGCGGTGTCACGACGATGTCGAGGTTGCCGACCTCCTCGATGAGTTCCAGCACCGCCGTCCCCTGCCCGGCGATCACCTCGGCGTGGTCGAACGGCGGAATGATCGCCGCGCCGGTCTCGGAGGCGAGCCGTTGCGTAACCTCGCGCCGGTCCTCCTTGTAGCGGTCGTAGAAGACCACCTCCGCGCCGTAGCCCCGCGTACCGGCGACTTTCACCGTCGGCGCGTCGCTCGGCATGATGATTGTGGCGCCGACGCCCAGCAGCTTCGCCGCATAGGCCACCGCCTGGGCGTGGTTGCCGGAGGAAAAGGCGAGCACGCCGCGCGAACGCGCAGCCGGGTCGAGCGCGGCGATCGCATTGTAGGCGCCGCGGAACTTGAAGGCGCCGCCGCGCTGCAGGCTCTCGGCCTTGAAGAACAGCGAGGCGCCGGTCAGTCGATCGGCCGTCCGCGAGGTCAGCACCGGCGTCCTGTGCGCATGGCCCGCGATGCGGGCTTGAGCCGCCCGCACGTCCTCGAAGGTCGGAATGCGCAGCGCTTCGGCTACCGAATGTGCGGTCACGATCAGCTCCCGATCCCGGTGAATATCGCCTGCGAGCACCTATTCGGGCTTCTTGCAGGTGTCCTTGCTGTCCAGCAGGTCGAGCCCGACCAGCTTGGCCTTGATGGAGAACTCGCCGTAGCTCATCGTCAGGTCGCGCGTGA
The Mesorhizobium australicum genome window above contains:
- the rpsB gene encoding 30S ribosomal protein S2 — protein: MALPDFSMRQLLDAGVHFGHQTHRWNPKMAPYIFGARNNIHIIDLSQTVPLLHQALKVVSDTVAAGGRVLFVGTKRQASDIVADAAQRSAQYYVNSRWLGGMLTNWKTISNSIQRLRKLDELLAGEAQGFTKKERLNLDREREKLTKALGGIKDMGSTPDLMFVIDTNKEAIAIQEAKRLGIPVVAIIDSNCDPDKVDYPIPGNDDAQRAISLYCDLIARAAIDGIARQQGAMGVDVGASAEAPVEPALDETAPA
- a CDS encoding threo-3-hydroxy-L-aspartate ammonia-lyase, producing MTAHSVAEALRIPTFEDVRAAQARIAGHAHRTPVLTSRTADRLTGASLFFKAESLQRGGAFKFRGAYNAIAALDPAARSRGVLAFSSGNHAQAVAYAAKLLGVGATIIMPSDAPTVKVAGTRGYGAEVVFYDRYKEDRREVTQRLASETGAAIIPPFDHAEVIAGQGTAVLELIEEVGNLDIVVTPLGGGGLLAGSALAAKALSPGCRVFGVEPEAGNDGQQSFEKGEIVEIAVPRSIADGALTTALGLRTFPIIREKVEAVETVPDEALVSAMRFFAERMKMVVEPTGCLAAAAVFSGKIDCAGKRVGIVLSGGNIDLGALAGHFAAC